Proteins encoded together in one Quercus lobata isolate SW786 chromosome 3, ValleyOak3.0 Primary Assembly, whole genome shotgun sequence window:
- the LOC115980587 gene encoding uncharacterized protein LOC115980587, whose translation MLPFLHEEKANNDPQPPTSAVREVVGVTWFPPPPTLFKVNVDGATTKHQNFVGVGSVIRDELGRVVAAMSRQIPAPLGPLEVEAKAFEAGLQLARDMGFQDIILEGDSLILVRALCGLSLPPSTIDSMVVGMQLLSSDFRTVYVSHVRRQGNKPAHILAKYALGINESVVWIEETPCCIEQALIQDFVTVSGI comes from the coding sequence ATGCTTCCATTTCTACATGAAGAAAAGGCCAACAATGATCCACAACCACCTACTTCTGCTGTGAGAGAAGTAGTGGGTGTCACGTGGTTTCCACCTCCACCTACTTTGTTCAAAGTTAACGTGGACGGTGCCACTACAAAGCATCAGAATTTTGTTGGTGTGGGGTCTGTTATCCGAGATGAACTGGGTCGGGTGGTAGCAGCTATGAGCAGACAAATTCCAGCGCCCTTGGGTCCCTTAGAAGTGGAGGCAAAAGCTTTTGAAGCTGGTCTTCAATTGGCTAGGGACATGGGCTTTCAAGATATAATTCTGGAAGGTGATTCACTGATTCTTGTCCGCGCCCTTTGTGGTCTTTCTTTGCCTCCTTCAACAATTGATTCAATGGTTGTGGGGATGCAACTCCTAAGTTCAGATTTTCGCACGGTTTATGTTTCTCATGTAAGGAGGCAAGGGAACAAACCTGCCCATATTTTAGCTAAATATGCTCTTGGCATAAATGAATCTGTTGTATGGATTGAAGAGACTCCTTGTTGTATTGAACAAGCCCTCATCCAAGACTTTGTCACTGTTTCTGGTATTTGA